The following coding sequences lie in one Caproicibacterium argilliputei genomic window:
- a CDS encoding HD domain-containing protein codes for MAYQDEFIEIFNQKIHRAGARELLEWLQHTDFFTAPASTRYHCACESGLVQHSISVYQTMLRWFEPETDSEESFAICGLLHDVCKANFYKQSVRNVKNEETGKWEQRPYYSIDDQFPYGHGEKSVFLIERFLRLKTSEAMAIRWHMGGFDDAARGGCTAISQAYQKYPLAVKLHLADFESTYLHENGTSAVPNGHHPAK; via the coding sequence ATGGCATATCAGGATGAATTTATCGAAATTTTTAATCAGAAGATTCACAGAGCCGGTGCAAGGGAGCTTTTGGAGTGGCTGCAGCACACGGATTTCTTTACAGCACCGGCGAGCACCCGGTATCACTGCGCGTGTGAAAGCGGCTTGGTGCAGCACAGCATCAGCGTATACCAGACGATGCTGCGTTGGTTTGAGCCAGAAACCGACAGCGAAGAAAGCTTCGCAATCTGTGGGCTTCTGCACGATGTCTGCAAAGCGAATTTTTATAAGCAGAGCGTCCGCAACGTAAAAAATGAGGAAACCGGAAAGTGGGAGCAGCGCCCGTACTACTCAATTGACGACCAGTTTCCTTATGGGCACGGTGAAAAATCCGTCTTCCTGATTGAACGCTTCCTACGCTTGAAAACCAGTGAGGCGATGGCTATCCGCTGGCATATGGGCGGTTTTGACGATGCCGCGCGCGGTGGCTGCACGGCAATTTCGCAGGCATATCAAAAATATCCGCTTGCGGTGAAGCTGCATTTGGCAGATTTCGAGAGTACCTATCTGCATGAAAACGGAACATCGGCTGTGCCGAACGGACACCATCCAGCAAAGTAG